GTGCATCAGATCTTGATCTGTCAGTTGCAATGTGGCCGCATCGGTAGTCAACTGGTGTTCATCAATAAACTCCTGTTTCTGCTCCTGAAGCTGCAGCTGTGTGAAGCTGTGCGTTCTGGAGAGCTTTCTTCCGGTGCTGACCGCTGCCATTTTGTTTCTCTGAATGATCTTGTCAATCTTCTCCGTGTGCGGCTGGTGGTTATGAAGTCCACCGGTTACACTCTTAAGACGTCCGTTTTCCAGGACGCAGCGAGATCGACAGCGCATTTCGTGCACTTTTTTTGAGTAGTTATGGCAGCGCCAATACTGTTTGTTGCTCTTGCGGCTGTGGCAGTTGTACATGTATCCATTTAACACCAGGCACGGTGTCGACCAGGGGCTCTCTATGAAAACTAGCTCATCATCTGAAAAGAAGAAGTTTGTAGGGTTAGTCAAGTAGTCAATATTAGAGATATCAATTTAATAACAATGGGGCGGGCAATCCAGTCCACAATGAGCACCATACTTTGTTTTGGTCTCAGTTTATTAGGAGCTATATATGAAATACGTTTACAGAAGTCAGTAATGTTTCTTAAACTATTTTCGAGGAGTCGGGTCGATTTCTTTGGACAAAATGTGGAATTGTGAATGGTTGCTTGACTAAgttatattttgtcattaagATGTATAAAATGtgataaaaatgtataattaatttattaggGAACTGGAAGGCTTTGGTTTCCTTGGTAACCTAGAATGTCGATTGCGCGTTATTTATAAAGAATAAGCCAACACGATGCCAGCTATAACTTTTCTTATCCTTACAAAGACCATCCAACTGATTGACTTTAGTTGTTTAAAAACTCCCAAGAGAAATCGACGCCTTCCGAAGTTCGAGACGAATAATTAGCTTAGGTGCTGGCTGATAATTCTTAGGGGTGGTCTGCCTTCAGCAGGGATCGATGCTTGGCTTCCTCTGTCCGCCACCTGCCCACCCGTTGCCGTCCACGGTCTCGCTCCGCGGCAAGCTGCTCCTCCGCATCCATCTCCTCTTCAGCGGCGTCTACAAGGGCCTGCATCTCGATCTCTGTGGCCTCGGCTGCCGGCAGAAACAATTTGCAGTCCTTGCCGTCTTTGGCGGTCACAATGATGTTACTGCTGCCCAGGTACTGTGAGATCTTGGGGTTCGACGTGCAGATCTCGATGTACTCCTCCAGTTCCTGCTCCACCTTATACAGTTGTCGCTGGCCAATCCTCGACGCGTGGGACTCGTGATTGTGCTGCCGCCGGGCGTCGATGAAGTGGCCGTCGCGGGTGATGACCACCGCCTTGCAGCGGAGCTTAAGCACATCCGCACAGCGCCAGGTCGTCTGTCCATTGGCCTGGGTAAGCTTCTTGTTGTAGATGTAGTTCCGGAACACTAGCTGGGCGTTCTTCTTCTGGCTGCGAATGAAACTGATCTCCGTGTCTGCAAGAGCCCGAGGGAAACCGAAAGCAAAGGGGCGACAAGAAGGCGGTGAAGTTGGTTTAGTGGGCATAATATATGAGTAGAGCCAATGTCTAGTACCTATTCTAGTAAACAATCgtacatatgcatgtataaGGCTTAAGTGCTAAGTTAGGATCGGCGGAATAAAACAACTTTAGTTTATACTTTGGCTTTAAGCAGTTTATTTGCACTCAGTGAACTAAAGAACGCGGCGTTACTGTGGTTTAACACTTACCAAATTTCAGCGGCATTGCACTTTACAACTTACGGTAGCATTTCCTTCCAAATTAGCATCGTTTGAGTTTTTAATGAGCATTATCACAGATTATCAGAAGAACACAGAGGCATTGCCAGTTACCAACCCCACCACTTTTTTAGCAAGCACCACACCACGCACGCTGCCACAAGCaggaaataattaatttgtagaCGAATAGGCCTTGCAAAACGCATGCAAtcaaataacaaaacaaatttgcctgcattattttatgattttgcACGGCGTTGCCACTGTACTGAAGAGCCAGGGATGCACATGCAATAAGGGTTGCCGtaagtggcaacgccgcccTCAATCTCCCGCAAATGGCAACGCTACATATCAaattttattctttatttctctatactataatacaaatattcagCAATTATTTAGGACATATTACTATCCAGAGTTTATACAGAAAAGTTAAATTACCGCAACTTGTTCTTTTTCGCTTATGCACGATTAAATTAGTAAAATAAATCCGATCTACCAAAAAGGTTTGAAATCGCCAGACGATTATGGGAACTTGGCATTACTTAAATTTGTTCATAGAAATATCTAGTATACAGAAattcaacaaaacaaaaatagcagGCAGTCCAATACATTTTTCCACCAAATGAAATATGAACGATTATGATTTCAGTTACTTCTTGAAATGTAAAAACAGCCCATAAATATTAACAGGGTCGATGGTGCACGAGCGAATAAAAATGGATGTCTACATATACATACGAGCATGCATAGCAGCCCTTTTTCTATTTAACTTGTCCACtattaatttttaatcgaTGGAGATTGAGAACAAATTATATGTACGAATAAACTTTGAAGACTCGGCAATGAATGCCGTTGCTGGATTTGCATCAGCAAGCTTTTACGTTGCTTGAACAAATCCAGACAACATCTTTAGGTACAATTGGGATAACTACCATAACAACGAACCCCAGTAACCTTAGCATCACCAGAGCATCGTTATTGAAACAGAAGTGCGCATGTTCAAATAATAACCCTTTGATCATTTAAGATAGCTTACttcaatttcaaattgcaaatactgaaaaatttagaaaaatatatggGAAGGTGGTTTAAGTGTGCTGGTATTACCTTAAGTAGTTGCAGTTTTTCACGGGTTCAGCTTCATGGTATGACATCGGATCCGTCCTAGCAGGTTCATAAAATGTCAGCACTCTACTTACCTTTTAACTGAATGAATGTAAGAACGCGCGATCTGCGTCCAGCATTTAGCAAATATGCATCGGACAGCAAAGATCTGCCTAGTGCTCTTTATCGATTTCAAATAGAACACAGGCTGGTAAACTGCTTATTTACTACGAGTCGGTGAAGTATAGCTGAACtttgtttaaaacaaaattaagcgCACTTTACCGGACTTTAAAAGGACATGATCCGTTTGCGAAGCTAATAGATTTGGAATGTGATCAAggttaaaatgaaaatgtgacCCTTGAATTAGGAATCTTTTTTAACGTGTTTGCATTTCGCAAGCGGACTCCATGACCTTGAATATTTCTTATATCTATTGGCCTTTGGCCATGTATGCTGGGAAATTCAACCAACCTTGAGCCTCTGTGTTGCCCTGATCCGCGCTGGTGTCGACAAACGATGATTCACTGTAGTTCTGCGATTGTTGCTTAACCACTGCCTTGGAAGTTGTCGCCGTAACTCCGCCACCGCTCGTATTTGCCGCAGTCTGGTTGCCCGCATCCTCGTTCTCCGTGAAGTAACTGTCGTCGTAGCGCATGTCTCCGTAGGTATCGTCCTCCACATAGGTGCCCTCTCCATCACCGGCGGCATCGCCATGGTCCTCAGAGTAGTCAGGTTCAGATTTCGTGGGCAATTCCATGGGGAGATCAATGTATTCGGCTTCCTCCTGCTGTTGACGAACCTGCTGCGGCGATTGCTGGTGGAGCTTTGTTTCTGCCGCAGAGACCACAGAGGTTTGCACGGTGATCTGTTGCGGCACAAGTTGGGTAGTTGTCGTGGTTCCAGTTTCCGTGGTCGAGTCGAGAGGGTCCATCACATTTGCGGAGGTGCTTGTCTTAGAGCGCTTCACGCCGCCGCTCGAGGAGGCGGACGTCAGTGAGGAGCGCTGGGCGGAGCGTTTGTTTGTCGACACCAGCGTTGCCGTCGTCGTGGTTCCCGTCTGCAGCGCCTGCGTTTGGATCTGCTGCGccgcctgctgttgctgcggctgttgTACAATGGTGGCTTGGGGTGCGGCCGTGGTCTGGATGACGATCTGGGTGGTGCCCTTGTTGTCGTCGCCCAGGCCGTCGTCCACGGTCTCGATCTTATAGCGGGCGGAGGCGCGCGGCTGCTGGCGCTGCACCCGCTGAGCCGgtatttgctgttgttgtacATGAGGTGCTGCTGGCGGCGGGCTAGATTCCTGCGGCGGCTGAGGCGCAGGATCGttctataaaaaattattgcatatttttttaatggaAATATTCAGGGAATtcaaaattgataaaatataCACACATTTCTCCTAACTAAATAGAAATCTGGTGAAGCTTCTTAGCGAATGACttcgtttaaatatttttaataattaattattggacaaataaatacatattctAGTTCTAATTCCCCTTTTCATTTAGTACAGATGCactaaaattaattataaaacaaatatagcaaatatattcattttagTCGGGaacataaaaagtatataccAATTAAAGTGTTAATGGTAAAGTAAAAAGGAAATCGCCAAAAGACTTGAATAGCAATAGTTGCTTTTTTATATCCGCTACAAATTAATGTTTATGCTTTGGTATCGAATTCGctgcgaaacaaaaacaaccacTCAATTGGCCGCTGCCGTGCGAGTCAGAGCGGGACAAATGCTGGGCGCATAGCCAATACAGTTGTCTCTATCTGGCACGCGTGCCTCTTGGCATTTCGTTTGCGAGAAATTTCTCGGTACAGTCAAACCATGCTCTTATACAGACGCCAGCGCGTGTGTATGTATTGGGCGCGAACGGCGATGTGCTGgttgcgttgttgttgtttggctttgcTGTTCCCCCGATTCGATTTACCAGTATCCCAGTATGTCACATATAAGCACACATATACTTACATCCGTTAGCCCCTTGATTTGCAGCGATTCCGCGGTGCTTATAAACGCGGGCAGGGCGTCCTGCTTCACGTTGACCTCGCCGCAGTACATGAATTGGATGAGGTCCTTAAGCGCCGAGTGGCTGACGTTGTTCAGGAATACTGCAAGAAATGCGAAGAGAATGAAGGGTCAGAAAAGGCCGCCATCACATAGAGTTAGATATCAGAGGGGCAAACTCACCGATAGCGTGGGTGTTCGACGGCATCTGAGTGAACATCTTGCGGAAGAAGGGCGAGCAGACGGATAACACCAAACGATGGGCCTTCACTATTTGGCCCTCGGCGGCCAGGGAAACGTCCACCAGGTCGCCGCGGCATAGCGACTCGTGAAAGCCGGCCGACAAATTCGTGTTAAAGTTGTTCCAGCACAAGCTGAATTGCTCGTCGTCCGCCATCTTGGACGAAAATCAATACTTTTCTGTATCTATGCGTTTGCTGGCTGCAGGCGAAAAAGTGCAATGCGCGATTAATAATCAATGTTGCAACTAACTACAACGTTGTTTACAACAGCCAGGAGAGAGTGCCGAAAAATGGCAATatcacacacaaaataaaatgcaccgcagacaaaaaaaaaactgggaaatTTCACGCGtctgtatgcgtgtgtgtttgtgtgcgtaCGTATGtaaaattgcattattttACTGATTGACTGCAAACTGCTGTGTATATTCACTTGAAACGCTGTTACTCACCTcttgattaaatatttttccaataaaatAACTATCTAAAGCCagaattgaaattattttattctcgCGCGGGCAACGCGCAGAACGCGTCCGATTTCTTCGACGTGAAAATTAAAAGTGTTACCAGGCGGCAAGATTACTGGCGATGGCACAGTATAAAAGTTTCAATATATCGATAGTTCAAAATATTGATATCgttatatttttatgagtATTAATAGTTGATGCgttatgatattttttgaaaaaatttaattcgaGAATAATATATAATCGCTATAGTCAAATTCACGACTTAGAGATAACTACTTCCatatgaaaaaatgttttacaaATGTTCACGACTTGGAGAAAACTACTTacgtaataaatattttacaaatgttgcgcagttttttaagaaaatagaAATCGTAAGAGCCGTTTTTGAGAAATCTACCAGGatttagtgttttttttttgacataatattatacatatatcaggATCAGAGGCTATAGCCATAGGGAATTTATTTCCCGTATTATCAAATTTGTATCTTAAGCAGTAGAACTAACGTTTCTTATATCGAACTGTTTAAATAACTACTCTACAATACTAAAATTGGTACACACGGACTAAAAGTTAATAgctaattgaaaaaaattgaaaaaagtcagttaaaatcaaaaatagtTTCAATTCGAAGTTTAACTAACCATAAAAAGAcagattttattaaaatactgCTGTATTTTTGCTGGTAGACGGACTGCTATAGTACATTTATCCATGTTGATCATTCTTATTATATCATAACAGTTTTAAGTGAAATTACAAGGATGTATGAGAGCGTAACattaaaagcaaacatatTCCCCactattatattatttgttagCTTAGTACACTCTTAAAATCAAGTGTGCGAAAATCTACACTTGAGCGCCACTTGACAACCGCTGTATACACAAAACGCGCGGACAAACGTAAATACATGGGGACTGTAAAACTTAAGGACTTTGCGATAATAAATACAGATACTTAAGCTCAAGTAGCGAAACCAAATCTGCATAAAGTGGCTGCGAACAAACAACCAATAAGAACGGGGATCAGGCAGCGCAGTTGTAGGAGTCGGATATTGAATCTGATAGTCAGGTACAATGTGTTCGATTGTGCAAAGATACTTTCATACTTGCATTTAAGCAGACAAGCAAACATGTTCGGATTTAGTGATGAGCAGAGTTCACGTATAGTCTGGATAGCATATATATACGTCTCTAACATCCATTTGATTATTGAATTAACGAAtggatttaattattttgttaggTATCTGTTAATTTCGACATTGGCCCTTGTGGCGAGcgatatattaattataatgaaTAAATTCAGGGATAACAGGAATAACACAATCATACTCGTAAACAAGCGAAGAGCGAGATGCCGCATTCCGATGCTGTGCTGTGATTGGCTCCATGGCGGCCATTTTGCTCGTGTGCGCACTGTGCACACACTGACACGCACACATGAACACATCGGTATGTGGCGGTCTGGGGTGAAAGTAGTACGCGTTCAGTACCAAAGTCGAGCTGACAAATTGCAGACACGGTCGAGTGCGCATCGGAACGGCGCTTTACGGCTCACGCGTTACGGTTTACGGTTTAAGGAATTGCGGATTTGCGAACTAGCGGACTACGGGGTTGCGACTCACTTACAGTTGCGCTAACGGATGCGTGGGGTGTGCGCCCGATTTTTCGATTGCCCGTCTACCCGTCTACCCGACTAGCTGACTAGCGAGATACCCATTCAAGTGTCGCAAGTTCAAGTGCGAATTGGCCAAAGCAAATTGTTGGACTTATATAAACCGAAGTGTTTTTCAAGTGGCCAAGTGATTGCATTGCGAGGATGttgcagcaccaccagcagcaggcTCAATCGGGTGGCTACTACGATCACTACAATCAGTCGCCCAGTCCGGGGAGCCTGACAAACGCGGATGCCCTGAATACCACTCCCTTTTCGGTCAAGGATATCCTGAACATGGTCAATCAAACGGAGGCCTACGAAGGCTCCTACGGACATCTCGATGGGTAAGATTGCCAGTTTAGAAGCAATTATACATAAAGGGCCAACGGCAATTATAAGCCTATAGATCAGAATACTACGGGGAGAGTACTGTAGTCCCAAAGACTCTATGTGTTATCAATCAGCATGTTCTACTGAGCAAAATCGTATCAGAGTACCCAAACAAAAATACTATTATACACTAGCTACTCGTCGTACATTGAAAGTATGATTTCCTAAAATCAGTTTTTATAGTTAAGTGTGCAGTTCTGACAGTCTTTAACCCCTGACCAACTGTTAGTTATTCCATTTTTTACATATCAACTGGTATGTATGGCTATTTCCACCACTTCTACCTGTCAGTGACTTCTTCCCGAAGACAGCGCCCCTGCCCTTCCCAATcgcctttatttatt
This genomic stretch from Drosophila yakuba strain Tai18E2 chromosome 3R, Prin_Dyak_Tai18E2_2.1, whole genome shotgun sequence harbors:
- the LOC6535942 gene encoding modifier of mdg4 isoform X13, which gives rise to MADDEQFSLCWNNFNTNLSAGFHESLCRGDLVDVSLAAEGQIVKAHRLVLSVCSPFFRKMFTQMPSNTHAIVFLNNVSHSALKDLIQFMYCGEVNVKQDALPAFISTAESLQIKGLTDNDPAPQPPQESSPPPAAPHVQQQQIPAQRVQRQQPRASARYKIETVDDGLGDDNKGTTQIVIQTTAAPQATIVQQPQQQQAAQQIQTQALQTGTTTTATLVSTNKRSAQRSSLTSASSSGGVKRSKTSTSANVMDPLDSTTETGTTTTTQLVPQQITVQTSVVSAAETKLHQQSPQQVRQQQEEAEYIDLPMELPTKSEPDYSEDHGDAAGDGEGTYVEDDTYGDMRYDDSYFTENEDAGNQTAANTSGGGVTATTSKAVVKQQSQNYSESSFVDTSADQGNTEAQGVIQSLKALFDGKTTSASIHYTTTQRGRVMLVYEGYRYVVNRQSLKNVFWRCSRYVKHSCRATLVTSKVQDVTLRIAGAPHTHGPEVNSMDLTTDLLDEFPELQ
- the LOC6535942 gene encoding modifier of mdg4 isoform X23, encoding MADDEQFSLCWNNFNTNLSAGFHESLCRGDLVDVSLAAEGQIVKAHRLVLSVCSPFFRKMFTQMPSNTHAIVFLNNVSHSALKDLIQFMYCGEVNVKQDALPAFISTAESLQIKGLTDNDPAPQPPQESSPPPAAPHVQQQQIPAQRVQRQQPRASARYKIETVDDGLGDDNKGTTQIVIQTTAAPQATIVQQPQQQQAAQQIQTQALQTGTTTTATLVSTNKRSAQRSSLTSASSSGGVKRSKTSTSANVMDPLDSTTETGTTTTTQLVPQQITVQTSVVSAAETKLHQQSPQQVRQQQEEAEYIDLPMELPTKSEPDYSEDHGDAAGDGEGTYVEDDTYGDMRYDDSYFTENEDAGNQTAANTSGGGVTATTSKAVVKQQSQNYSESSFVDTSADQGNTEAQAKDQNKGVRLKRTAQGEFLMVGRKSYKKTRAMQYRTYFHCLTRNCPSYYVLVELSRRPRLTRHHEHAQHCLQCL
- the LOC6535942 gene encoding modifier of mdg4 isoform X11 is translated as MADDEQFSLCWNNFNTNLSAGFHESLCRGDLVDVSLAAEGQIVKAHRLVLSVCSPFFRKMFTQMPSNTHAIVFLNNVSHSALKDLIQFMYCGEVNVKQDALPAFISTAESLQIKGLTDNDPAPQPPQESSPPPAAPHVQQQQIPAQRVQRQQPRASARYKIETVDDGLGDDNKGTTQIVIQTTAAPQATIVQQPQQQQAAQQIQTQALQTGTTTTATLVSTNKRSAQRSSLTSASSSGGVKRSKTSTSANVMDPLDSTTETGTTTTTQLVPQQITVQTSVVSAAETKLHQQSPQQVRQQQEEAEYIDLPMELPTKSEPDYSEDHGDAAGDGEGTYVEDDTYGDMRYDDSYFTENEDAGNQTAANTSGGGVTATTSKAVVKQQSQNYSESSFVDTSADQGNTEAQGLGELDPRNLADFGNESFLPKTHGTRPQNVRCGLASEQKCVRTLDDWDRIRYDRTKSGDVLLYDGYRYDRRANYNDIIYWWCAKKRLNCNVYMITHKTKPTYVAISGVHNHL
- the LOC6535942 gene encoding modifier of mdg4 isoform X12 gives rise to the protein MADDEQFSLCWNNFNTNLSAGFHESLCRGDLVDVSLAAEGQIVKAHRLVLSVCSPFFRKMFTQMPSNTHAIVFLNNVSHSALKDLIQFMYCGEVNVKQDALPAFISTAESLQIKGLTDNDPAPQPPQESSPPPAAPHVQQQQIPAQRVQRQQPRASARYKIETVDDGLGDDNKGTTQIVIQTTAAPQATIVQQPQQQQAAQQIQTQALQTGTTTTATLVSTNKRSAQRSSLTSASSSGGVKRSKTSTSANVMDPLDSTTETGTTTTTQLVPQQITVQTSVVSAAETKLHQQSPQQVRQQQEEAEYIDLPMELPTKSEPDYSEDHGDAAGDGEGTYVEDDTYGDMRYDDSYFTENEDAGNQTAANTSGGGVTATTSKAVVKQQSQNYSESSFVDTSADQGNTEAQGQFIGDIPRGQWIDKHEYFFLKNQKQGFNLVFNGYMYKKEASFRATVNWICSDGNGKRLNENKCSARAITKFDGGIKLGKNAHNHPPRFLGGKVPAKLMPKDAFYPQY
- the LOC6535942 gene encoding modifier of mdg4 isoform X14 codes for the protein MADDEQFSLCWNNFNTNLSAGFHESLCRGDLVDVSLAAEGQIVKAHRLVLSVCSPFFRKMFTQMPSNTHAIVFLNNVSHSALKDLIQFMYCGEVNVKQDALPAFISTAESLQIKGLTDNDPAPQPPQESSPPPAAPHVQQQQIPAQRVQRQQPRASARYKIETVDDGLGDDNKGTTQIVIQTTAAPQATIVQQPQQQQAAQQIQTQALQTGTTTTATLVSTNKRSAQRSSLTSASSSGGVKRSKTSTSANVMDPLDSTTETGTTTTTQLVPQQITVQTSVVSAAETKLHQQSPQQVRQQQEEAEYIDLPMELPTKSEPDYSEDHGDAAGDGEGTYVEDDTYGDMRYDDSYFTENEDAGNQTAANTSGGGVTATTSKAVVKQQSQNYSESSFVDTSADQGNTEAQGLITKAVQKVRLVRDEKILSTVIKLEPAGRLNLKNPDNIIRTSSNQHHFVHVGLPRMKGKCVNCLKKNRTGLRRINTLCNTCPGSNWMCEPCFEELHSSKN
- the LOC6535942 gene encoding modifier of mdg4 isoform X1, with the translated sequence MADDEQFSLCWNNFNTNLSAGFHESLCRGDLVDVSLAAEGQIVKAHRLVLSVCSPFFRKMFTQMPSNTHAIVFLNNVSHSALKDLIQFMYCGEVNVKQDALPAFISTAESLQIKGLTDNDPAPQPPQESSPPPAAPHVQQQQIPAQRVQRQQPRASARYKIETVDDGLGDDNKGTTQIVIQTTAAPQATIVQQPQQQQAAQQIQTQALQTGTTTTATLVSTNKRSAQRSSLTSASSSGGVKRSKTSTSANVMDPLDSTTETGTTTTTQLVPQQITVQTSVVSAAETKLHQQSPQQVRQQQEEAEYIDLPMELPTKSEPDYSEDHGDAAGDGEGTYVEDDTYGDMRYDDSYFTENEDAGNQTAANTSGGGVTATTSKAVVKQQSQNYSESSFVDTSADQGNTEAQVFDDLDDMKGAIKHSLLTFIRGQRGCKLLAFNGHNYVRNRRSNLKTYWICSKKGSTKCNARVVTNVVEGVHKIVLESCHHTCLNTERKKRLSVANVMGKQRNKSGKAVSTGFIKEEGDEDLTLELRTLNLSIEDLNNLDIRCNNCSARKIRSTPADEARSFVQIYGGRALCSYSGRKWSFTLWRASLPTERRLQGQGLLEVQQVAQTMPVPRHHSHLAEWPIPLRRQRGTQSFLDKEHSAG
- the LOC6535942 gene encoding modifier of mdg4 isoform X18; the encoded protein is MADDEQFSLCWNNFNTNLSAGFHESLCRGDLVDVSLAAEGQIVKAHRLVLSVCSPFFRKMFTQMPSNTHAIVFLNNVSHSALKDLIQFMYCGEVNVKQDALPAFISTAESLQIKGLTDNDPAPQPPQESSPPPAAPHVQQQQIPAQRVQRQQPRASARYKIETVDDGLGDDNKGTTQIVIQTTAAPQATIVQQPQQQQAAQQIQTQALQTGTTTTATLVSTNKRSAQRSSLTSASSSGGVKRSKTSTSANVMDPLDSTTETGTTTTTQLVPQQITVQTSVVSAAETKLHQQSPQQVRQQQEEAEYIDLPMELPTKSEPDYSEDHGDAAGDGEGTYVEDDTYGDMRYDDSYFTENEDAGNQTAANTSGGGVTATTSKAVVKQQSQNYSESSFVDTSADQGNTEAQVTFDVITVPLVKSDQHPLMKRVRLSKSMEDVHYVRTPAGNGVLHCGEHRYLRNAAYKDKVYWKCSKWRKQCRSRVITHILPNGQSRYAVSGVHNHS
- the LOC6535942 gene encoding modifier of mdg4 isoform X7, with protein sequence MADDEQFSLCWNNFNTNLSAGFHESLCRGDLVDVSLAAEGQIVKAHRLVLSVCSPFFRKMFTQMPSNTHAIVFLNNVSHSALKDLIQFMYCGEVNVKQDALPAFISTAESLQIKGLTDNDPAPQPPQESSPPPAAPHVQQQQIPAQRVQRQQPRASARYKIETVDDGLGDDNKGTTQIVIQTTAAPQATIVQQPQQQQAAQQIQTQALQTGTTTTATLVSTNKRSAQRSSLTSASSSGGVKRSKTSTSANVMDPLDSTTETGTTTTTQLVPQQITVQTSVVSAAETKLHQQSPQQVRQQQEEAEYIDLPMELPTKSEPDYSEDHGDAAGDGEGTYVEDDTYGDMRYDDSYFTENEDAGNQTAANTSGGGVTATTSKAVVKQQSQNYSESSFVDTSADQGNTEAQAFHIDFADSKKNGGKLLVINGFRFFRNKKRGHLQYWKCRNYYKERCPAIAIHDESTLILRLCHQHQHTESNDIEIKPLPGSESKLLGTAEDEAQAEPEAEMEADPDPELETRGPPPLTREPPPLLEIKSKQRNRDF
- the LOC6535942 gene encoding modifier of mdg4 isoform X20; protein product: MADDEQFSLCWNNFNTNLSAGFHESLCRGDLVDVSLAAEGQIVKAHRLVLSVCSPFFRKMFTQMPSNTHAIVFLNNVSHSALKDLIQFMYCGEVNVKQDALPAFISTAESLQIKGLTDNDPAPQPPQESSPPPAAPHVQQQQIPAQRVQRQQPRASARYKIETVDDGLGDDNKGTTQIVIQTTAAPQATIVQQPQQQQAAQQIQTQALQTGTTTTATLVSTNKRSAQRSSLTSASSSGGVKRSKTSTSANVMDPLDSTTETGTTTTTQLVPQQITVQTSVVSAAETKLHQQSPQQVRQQQEEAEYIDLPMELPTKSEPDYSEDHGDAAGDGEGTYVEDDTYGDMRYDDSYFTENEDAGNQTAANTSGGGVTATTSKAVVKQQSQNYSESSFVDTSADQGNTEAQVLTYDDRGKLVHEGFTFSCYSRNAEKYVAFWRCSMYKKLNCTAALTTHIKSIKSIRGFHNHKPPERLKTFVPRVVDCLSQPYKKDC
- the LOC6535942 gene encoding modifier of mdg4 isoform X9, which produces MADDEQFSLCWNNFNTNLSAGFHESLCRGDLVDVSLAAEGQIVKAHRLVLSVCSPFFRKMFTQMPSNTHAIVFLNNVSHSALKDLIQFMYCGEVNVKQDALPAFISTAESLQIKGLTDNDPAPQPPQESSPPPAAPHVQQQQIPAQRVQRQQPRASARYKIETVDDGLGDDNKGTTQIVIQTTAAPQATIVQQPQQQQAAQQIQTQALQTGTTTTATLVSTNKRSAQRSSLTSASSSGGVKRSKTSTSANVMDPLDSTTETGTTTTTQLVPQQITVQTSVVSAAETKLHQQSPQQVRQQQEEAEYIDLPMELPTKSEPDYSEDHGDAAGDGEGTYVEDDTYGDMRYDDSYFTENEDAGNQTAANTSGGGVTATTSKAVVKQQSQNYSESSFVDTSADQGNTEAQDGLKKDTAIPKPTEHPRKPATDSVQKSPKDADAIPLFDGSRVFVSKVALAKAYIPMPMIYTCRVMDLVIGKDKLVRIAHHEEGADEDLLLDIITHVCKVFALRGNQLTPSAVQEFIDHKLSTLKLMVVKEGN
- the LOC6535942 gene encoding modifier of mdg4 isoform X6, with translation MADDEQFSLCWNNFNTNLSAGFHESLCRGDLVDVSLAAEGQIVKAHRLVLSVCSPFFRKMFTQMPSNTHAIVFLNNVSHSALKDLIQFMYCGEVNVKQDALPAFISTAESLQIKGLTDNDPAPQPPQESSPPPAAPHVQQQQIPAQRVQRQQPRASARYKIETVDDGLGDDNKGTTQIVIQTTAAPQATIVQQPQQQQAAQQIQTQALQTGTTTTATLVSTNKRSAQRSSLTSASSSGGVKRSKTSTSANVMDPLDSTTETGTTTTTQLVPQQITVQTSVVSAAETKLHQQSPQQVRQQQEEAEYIDLPMELPTKSEPDYSEDHGDAAGDGEGTYVEDDTYGDMRYDDSYFTENEDAGNQTAANTSGGGVTATTSKAVVKQQSQNYSESSFVDTSADQGNTEAQAKFDYQISVDVGEATMQLANASSAGVVNSNSPFFIVSKYGTKQIMLKQHTFNRHICRDDVTYWRCSQFAVLRCRARLKTKLDTLTILNSEHNHEVITKARKYGSLKRQRAEAEAAARAERRQDPLETPATPAPPTTT
- the LOC6535942 gene encoding modifier of mdg4 isoform X5 codes for the protein MADDEQFSLCWNNFNTNLSAGFHESLCRGDLVDVSLAAEGQIVKAHRLVLSVCSPFFRKMFTQMPSNTHAIVFLNNVSHSALKDLIQFMYCGEVNVKQDALPAFISTAESLQIKGLTDNDPAPQPPQESSPPPAAPHVQQQQIPAQRVQRQQPRASARYKIETVDDGLGDDNKGTTQIVIQTTAAPQATIVQQPQQQQAAQQIQTQALQTGTTTTATLVSTNKRSAQRSSLTSASSSGGVKRSKTSTSANVMDPLDSTTETGTTTTTQLVPQQITVQTSVVSAAETKLHQQSPQQVRQQQEEAEYIDLPMELPTKSEPDYSEDHGDAAGDGEGTYVEDDTYGDMRYDDSYFTENEDAGNQTAANTSGGGVTATTSKAVVKQQSQNYSESSFVDTSADQGNTEAQVFDDLDDMKGAIKHSLLTFIRGQRGCKLLAFNGHNYVRNRRSNLKTYWICSKKGSTKCNARVVTNVVEGVHKIVLESCHHTCLNTERKKRLSVANVMGKQRNKSGKAVSTGFIKEEGDEDLTLELRTLNLSIEDLNNL